From the genome of Nicotiana sylvestris chromosome 2, ASM39365v2, whole genome shotgun sequence, one region includes:
- the LOC104247544 gene encoding origin of replication complex subunit 2-like yields the protein MDADEIEEEEFGFSRNYFLAKEVGSSRKKSARKLSEIDLVDEEELREVAANIEPKHEKEVNDLINSYKSLYSEWLFVLRCGFALLMYGFGSKKALIEDSATRSLTEYSVVVVNGYLQSINLKQVVITLAELLWDQLKLRKKTTSGNPSKSQQPFNPKSMDDLLAFLDKPDIGDECFVCIIAHNIDGPELRDSDSQQCLASIAACSHVHMVASIDHVNVPLLWDKKMVHTQFNWYWCHVPTFAPCKVEAMFFAFILAHGATAQSVKTASIVLQSLTPNAQNVFKVLAEHQLAHSDEEGMPINNLYTTCQERFLVSSQVTLNSHLTEFKDHELIKTKRNSDGQDCLCIPLTNEALQKLIAEII from the exons ATGGATGCGGATGAGATTGAGGAAGAGGAGTTTGGGTTCTCAAGAAACTATTTCCTTGCTAAAGAAGTGGGCTCTTCTCGGAAAAAATCAGCTCGTAAGCTCTCCGAAATCGATCTTGTGGACGAAGAG GAATTAAGAGAGGTGGCAGCTAATATTGAGCCCAAACATGAGAAAGAAGTAAATGATTTGATCAATAGCTACAAAAGTTTGTATTCAGAATGGCTTTTTGTGCTAAG GTGTGGTTTTGCACTTTTGATGTATGGCTTTGGATCAAAGAAAGCTTTGATTGAAGATTCTGCGACAAGATCTTTAACTGAGTATTCTGTTGTTGTTGTCAATGGGTATCTCCAGTCTATAAATCTTAAACAG GTGGTGATAACACTAGCTGAGCTCCTTTGGGATCAATTAAAATTGCGAAAAAAGACAACCTCTGGAAATCCGTCTAAAAGCCAACAACCATTTAACCCCAAATCCATGGACGACCTTCTTGCTTTTCTAGACAAGCCAGATATAGGAGATGAGTGTTTTGTTTGCATCATTGCTCATAACATTGATGGTCCTGAGTTGCGTGATTCTGACAGCCAACAATGTCTTGCTAGTATCGCTGCTTGTTCTCATGTCCATATGGTTGCTTCCATTGACCATGTCAATGTTCCTCTTT TGTGGGATAAGAAGATGGTTCATACACAGTTTAACTGGTATTGGTGCCATGTTCCTACTTTCGCTCCATGCAAGGTTGAAGCAATGTTTTTTGCTTTCATTCTCGCTCATGGGGCCACTGCTCAAAGTGTGAAGACAGCTTCAATTGTCTTACAGAGTCTGACACCAAATGCTCAAAATGTTTTTAAAGTTCTTGCGGAGCATCAATTGGCCCATTCTGATGAAGAAG GGATGCCAATCAATAATTTGTACACTACATGCCAAGAACGGTTCCTGGTGAGTAGTCAAGTTACTTTGAATTCACATCTGACAGAATTTAAGGACCATGAGTTGATCAAAACCAAAAGGAATTCGGATGGTCAAGATTGCTTGTGTATTCCTCTTACAAATGAAGCCCTTCAGAAACTTATCGCGGAGATCATTTGA
- the LOC104247543 gene encoding mediator of RNA polymerase II transcription subunit 8 isoform X3, translating into MEGAQDQQQQQPPRVAEGLNPAVQQQLNLESVKTRAISLFKAISRILEDFDAIARTNAVPKWQDILGQFSMVNLELFNIVEDIKKVSKAFVVHPKNVNAENAAILPVMLSSKLLPEMEVEDNAKREQLLHSMQNLSVASQIEKLKQVRIDMIGAACESAEKVIADTRKAYFGTRQGPTLLPTIDKAQAAKIQEQESLLRTAVNHGEGLRVPGDQRHITSALPGHLVDVLTITDGPQSFADSSGTYLKNTPPFSSSNVNSQGALLQASGVLRAAASPSGTTSFDTTTASPLPHVNSPRSSANMMNTPSPQQQSLQQQQQQQQQQQQLQQQQQLQQRQKIMQLPQHQQQLLAQQQLRQASMPGLGQLHGQPQMQFSQPLGAQQFQGRQLASGAIHHGMGQSQLNQGNQLNRHLNQFSSPMNTALFNSAQSTPNSQMISNMSAMMTSQTLLPRTQCSIWAETILV; encoded by the exons ATGGAAGGAGCTCAAGATCAACAACAGCAACAGCCGCCCAGGGTGGCGGAGGGCCTGAACCCCGCCGTTCAACAGCAACTGAACCTGGAATCCGTCAAAACTCGAGCCATTAGTCTATTCAAGGCTATTTCTCGCATCCTCGAAGACTTCGACGCCATCGCTCGCACCAATGCTGTCCCCAAATG GCAAGATATTCTGGGGCAATTTTCTATGGTGAATCTCGAGCTTTTTAACATTGTTGAAGATATTAAGAAGGTTTCCAAGGCTTTCGTTGTACACCCCAAGAATGTAAATGCTGAGAATGCTGCAA TTCTACCTGTTATGCTGTCATCAAAGCTGCTGCCAGAGATGGAAGTCGAAGATAATGCCAAAAGGGAGCAATTATTACACAGCATGCAAAACCTATCAGTAGCATCCCAAATTGAGAAGTTGAAG CAGGTTAGAATTGATATGATTGGAGCAGCATGTGAAAGTGCTGAGAAGGTCATAGCTGATACCCGCAAGGCCTACTTTGGAACCAGACAAGGGCCAACACTGCTTCCAACTATTGACAAGGCACAAGCAGCAAAAATTCAGGAACAAGAAAGTTTACTTCGAACCGCAGTAAATCATGGTGAAG GGTTACGTGTACCTGGAGACCAAAGGCATATTACTTCTGCGCTTCCTGGTCATTTGGTAGATGTGCTTACAATCACTGACGGGCCCCAGTCTTTCGCTGATTCATCTG GCACTTATCTGAAGAATACTCCTCCCTTTTCATCGAGCAATGTCAATAGTCAGGGAGCTTTGTTACAG GCTTCTGGAGTACTTCGAGCAGCGGCTTCTCCTAGTGGGACTACTTCCTTTGATACTACAACAGCATCCCCCTTGCCACATGTCAACTCACCTAGGTCTAGTGCTAACATGATGAATACACCATCTCCTCAGCAGCAGAGCcttcagcagcagcagcaacaacagcagcagcaacaacagttgcagcagcagcagcagctccAGCAGAGGCAGAAAATAATGCAGTTACCTCAGCATCAACAGCAACTTCTTGCCCAACAGCAGCTTAGGCAAGCCTCAATGCCAGGACTGGGACAG CTGCATGGTCAGCCTCAGATGCAGTTCTCTCAGCCACTGGGAGCACAGCAGTTTCAGGGCAGGCAGCTAGCATCTGGTGCCATTCATCATGGTATGGGTCAAAGTCAGCTCAACCAAGGAAATCAGCTGAATCGACATCTAAACCAGTTTTCTAGTCCTATGAATACTGCACTATTCAATTCTGCCCAAAGTACACCTAACTCTCAGATG ATCTCGAATATGTCAGCAATGATGACATCGCAAACTCTTCTGCCAAGAACGCAG TGTTCAATATGGGCGGAAACAATCCTGGTATGA
- the LOC104247543 gene encoding mediator of RNA polymerase II transcription subunit 8 isoform X1, with the protein MEGAQDQQQQQPPRVAEGLNPAVQQQLNLESVKTRAISLFKAISRILEDFDAIARTNAVPKWQDILGQFSMVNLELFNIVEDIKKVSKAFVVHPKNVNAENAAILPVMLSSKLLPEMEVEDNAKREQLLHSMQNLSVASQIEKLKQVRIDMIGAACESAEKVIADTRKAYFGTRQGPTLLPTIDKAQAAKIQEQESLLRTAVNHGEGLRVPGDQRHITSALPGHLVDVLTITDGPQSFADSSGTYLKNTPPFSSSNVNSQGALLQASGVLRAAASPSGTTSFDTTTASPLPHVNSPRSSANMMNTPSPQQQSLQQQQQQQQQQQQLQQQQQLQQRQKIMQLPQHQQQLLAQQQLRQASMPGLGQLHGQPQMQFSQPLGAQQFQGRQLASGAIHHGMGQSQLNQGNQLNRHLNQFSSPMNTALFNSAQSTPNSQMISNMSAMMTSQTLLPRTQFGISGGTRNLAAANLSDQMFNMGGNNPGMMPIQQQQQHGTFGNMSQNTQNLQQGMMPLQNTPQTHPSFQQQRPQGQQ; encoded by the exons ATGGAAGGAGCTCAAGATCAACAACAGCAACAGCCGCCCAGGGTGGCGGAGGGCCTGAACCCCGCCGTTCAACAGCAACTGAACCTGGAATCCGTCAAAACTCGAGCCATTAGTCTATTCAAGGCTATTTCTCGCATCCTCGAAGACTTCGACGCCATCGCTCGCACCAATGCTGTCCCCAAATG GCAAGATATTCTGGGGCAATTTTCTATGGTGAATCTCGAGCTTTTTAACATTGTTGAAGATATTAAGAAGGTTTCCAAGGCTTTCGTTGTACACCCCAAGAATGTAAATGCTGAGAATGCTGCAA TTCTACCTGTTATGCTGTCATCAAAGCTGCTGCCAGAGATGGAAGTCGAAGATAATGCCAAAAGGGAGCAATTATTACACAGCATGCAAAACCTATCAGTAGCATCCCAAATTGAGAAGTTGAAG CAGGTTAGAATTGATATGATTGGAGCAGCATGTGAAAGTGCTGAGAAGGTCATAGCTGATACCCGCAAGGCCTACTTTGGAACCAGACAAGGGCCAACACTGCTTCCAACTATTGACAAGGCACAAGCAGCAAAAATTCAGGAACAAGAAAGTTTACTTCGAACCGCAGTAAATCATGGTGAAG GGTTACGTGTACCTGGAGACCAAAGGCATATTACTTCTGCGCTTCCTGGTCATTTGGTAGATGTGCTTACAATCACTGACGGGCCCCAGTCTTTCGCTGATTCATCTG GCACTTATCTGAAGAATACTCCTCCCTTTTCATCGAGCAATGTCAATAGTCAGGGAGCTTTGTTACAG GCTTCTGGAGTACTTCGAGCAGCGGCTTCTCCTAGTGGGACTACTTCCTTTGATACTACAACAGCATCCCCCTTGCCACATGTCAACTCACCTAGGTCTAGTGCTAACATGATGAATACACCATCTCCTCAGCAGCAGAGCcttcagcagcagcagcaacaacagcagcagcaacaacagttgcagcagcagcagcagctccAGCAGAGGCAGAAAATAATGCAGTTACCTCAGCATCAACAGCAACTTCTTGCCCAACAGCAGCTTAGGCAAGCCTCAATGCCAGGACTGGGACAG CTGCATGGTCAGCCTCAGATGCAGTTCTCTCAGCCACTGGGAGCACAGCAGTTTCAGGGCAGGCAGCTAGCATCTGGTGCCATTCATCATGGTATGGGTCAAAGTCAGCTCAACCAAGGAAATCAGCTGAATCGACATCTAAACCAGTTTTCTAGTCCTATGAATACTGCACTATTCAATTCTGCCCAAAGTACACCTAACTCTCAGATG ATCTCGAATATGTCAGCAATGATGACATCGCAAACTCTTCTGCCAAGAACGCAG TTTGGAATATCTGGTGGAACTCGGAATCTTGCTGCTGCAAACCTGAGTGATCAAA TGTTCAATATGGGCGGAAACAATCCTGGTATGATGCCAATCCAACAACAGCAGCAGCATGGCACATTTGGAAACATGTCGCAAAATACACAGAATCTGCAGCAGGGTATGATGCCTCTTCAGAACACACCTCAGACGCACCCTTCCTTTCAGCAACAAAGACCACAGGGCCAACAGTGA
- the LOC104247543 gene encoding mediator of RNA polymerase II transcription subunit 8 isoform X2 → MEGAQDQQQQQPPRVAEGLNPAVQQQLNLESVKTRAISLFKAISRILEDFDAIARTNAVPKWQDILGQFSMVNLELFNIVEDIKKVSKAFVVHPKNVNAENAAILPVMLSSKLLPEMEVEDNAKREQLLHSMQNLSVASQIEKLKVRIDMIGAACESAEKVIADTRKAYFGTRQGPTLLPTIDKAQAAKIQEQESLLRTAVNHGEGLRVPGDQRHITSALPGHLVDVLTITDGPQSFADSSGTYLKNTPPFSSSNVNSQGALLQASGVLRAAASPSGTTSFDTTTASPLPHVNSPRSSANMMNTPSPQQQSLQQQQQQQQQQQQLQQQQQLQQRQKIMQLPQHQQQLLAQQQLRQASMPGLGQLHGQPQMQFSQPLGAQQFQGRQLASGAIHHGMGQSQLNQGNQLNRHLNQFSSPMNTALFNSAQSTPNSQMISNMSAMMTSQTLLPRTQFGISGGTRNLAAANLSDQMFNMGGNNPGMMPIQQQQQHGTFGNMSQNTQNLQQGMMPLQNTPQTHPSFQQQRPQGQQ, encoded by the exons ATGGAAGGAGCTCAAGATCAACAACAGCAACAGCCGCCCAGGGTGGCGGAGGGCCTGAACCCCGCCGTTCAACAGCAACTGAACCTGGAATCCGTCAAAACTCGAGCCATTAGTCTATTCAAGGCTATTTCTCGCATCCTCGAAGACTTCGACGCCATCGCTCGCACCAATGCTGTCCCCAAATG GCAAGATATTCTGGGGCAATTTTCTATGGTGAATCTCGAGCTTTTTAACATTGTTGAAGATATTAAGAAGGTTTCCAAGGCTTTCGTTGTACACCCCAAGAATGTAAATGCTGAGAATGCTGCAA TTCTACCTGTTATGCTGTCATCAAAGCTGCTGCCAGAGATGGAAGTCGAAGATAATGCCAAAAGGGAGCAATTATTACACAGCATGCAAAACCTATCAGTAGCATCCCAAATTGAGAAGTTGAAG GTTAGAATTGATATGATTGGAGCAGCATGTGAAAGTGCTGAGAAGGTCATAGCTGATACCCGCAAGGCCTACTTTGGAACCAGACAAGGGCCAACACTGCTTCCAACTATTGACAAGGCACAAGCAGCAAAAATTCAGGAACAAGAAAGTTTACTTCGAACCGCAGTAAATCATGGTGAAG GGTTACGTGTACCTGGAGACCAAAGGCATATTACTTCTGCGCTTCCTGGTCATTTGGTAGATGTGCTTACAATCACTGACGGGCCCCAGTCTTTCGCTGATTCATCTG GCACTTATCTGAAGAATACTCCTCCCTTTTCATCGAGCAATGTCAATAGTCAGGGAGCTTTGTTACAG GCTTCTGGAGTACTTCGAGCAGCGGCTTCTCCTAGTGGGACTACTTCCTTTGATACTACAACAGCATCCCCCTTGCCACATGTCAACTCACCTAGGTCTAGTGCTAACATGATGAATACACCATCTCCTCAGCAGCAGAGCcttcagcagcagcagcaacaacagcagcagcaacaacagttgcagcagcagcagcagctccAGCAGAGGCAGAAAATAATGCAGTTACCTCAGCATCAACAGCAACTTCTTGCCCAACAGCAGCTTAGGCAAGCCTCAATGCCAGGACTGGGACAG CTGCATGGTCAGCCTCAGATGCAGTTCTCTCAGCCACTGGGAGCACAGCAGTTTCAGGGCAGGCAGCTAGCATCTGGTGCCATTCATCATGGTATGGGTCAAAGTCAGCTCAACCAAGGAAATCAGCTGAATCGACATCTAAACCAGTTTTCTAGTCCTATGAATACTGCACTATTCAATTCTGCCCAAAGTACACCTAACTCTCAGATG ATCTCGAATATGTCAGCAATGATGACATCGCAAACTCTTCTGCCAAGAACGCAG TTTGGAATATCTGGTGGAACTCGGAATCTTGCTGCTGCAAACCTGAGTGATCAAA TGTTCAATATGGGCGGAAACAATCCTGGTATGATGCCAATCCAACAACAGCAGCAGCATGGCACATTTGGAAACATGTCGCAAAATACACAGAATCTGCAGCAGGGTATGATGCCTCTTCAGAACACACCTCAGACGCACCCTTCCTTTCAGCAACAAAGACCACAGGGCCAACAGTGA